Genomic DNA from Telopea speciosissima isolate NSW1024214 ecotype Mountain lineage chromosome 2, Tspe_v1, whole genome shotgun sequence:
CTATATTCGATATGCTAATTTTTCAAAGGATTTAATCTTGTTCAACAAAGGTTTTTTACATAGAAGAGATTTTGTTATCGATATCCCTTAAGGTATCAAATTATTTATAAATCTAAACTTTGATCCTGACATAATTTTTTCTTATGAAGGTAATAGTTTTATTTCATATGCTTATTTGAaaaatagcatgataatgatatcttttgagttttgataatgacataatcatatgttacttttaaattgtttttgaaaacctttttagATCTCTATCTTAAAGAAATCTTGGGAATAATACAAGAAGCAATTAAaatgtgtcaagttctaaatacacataTAGAGTTATATATCATTCATGCActccttataaaaaaaaatgtgatcaCAACATTGCAAGTTGAGCGACCATCGTGTTGCGCTCAACTCACAGGCTGTCACATGGAATTAATTCCGATCTAATAGTTGGTAGATGGTGGcctgacatttttttttttattctgagtggtaattttgaattttgagttgTCACTATCTACCAACTATTGGATCGGCATTATTCCATGTGGCGACATGTGAGTTGGACGCAGCATGATGGCCACTCAATCCCAggccgcagaggatccaaatctaaaaattccaatCCACTGCGTTATGGGACCCAATTCCACAACATTCTCACCTCATTCTGCTCGTCAAATAAACGGGACCTAAGGCATTAGGTGGAGATGAACAATGGGATATGAAGATATATCAAAGGTCTTAGATAACTTATGTGAGACTATACCTTAATGAGCTTGGATCACCTACTTGTATGTGTACACTTCATGTACCGTTAGGTAATGACATATGACGTATCCACTACCATTAGAGTTGGGCTCACGCTCACGTAATAAAATAGCCTCCCAGtcattcagatggaatccactccatgtAGGTCCTACTAAGTGGATTCAATCTGAACGGTTGTGAGTCATTCTCATACATTCACATACGTGATCGTAATCCTAGCTACTGACATTAAGAGTGCATGAAAAaatatttatggaagcaaaTATGATACATGTCATCACCAAACCATACGTGAAGTATACATGTGTATGTAACCAGACACATGTTCCATCCACTGGCATTTAGGTCGCAAAAAGAACATTTCTGGAATAAGGAGAACATGTGTCGCAGAGCCGCACTCTTTTCTGTAACTCCCAACATCTTAATTAGAGTAAAAAAATTGATACCTGAAGCTTGGAGTGGGAGCTGAATAAGAAGGCAACTCTGCAACCTCAGTTTTACCATAGTAATAAGAATCTTCTTTGCTTTGCTggttttgggaataagacaccATTAATGGTACTACTAACTTCCACTTCCGAATGGTGGCGACCACAACCCTAGCCAAGCTTACGAAAGGGCTCCCTTTTGGCTTCACACTACGATAGTACCGTTTCCCCACCCAGAAAACGGCCAATCCAACGGCGTTAATGGCGGCGGATAACCCAAAACCCCAACCCCACCCAACGTTATCCTCTATGTAAACGAGGGCGAAGCTGATGACCGAAGCAAAGTAGAAAGTGAAGAAAAACCAGTTAAAGAAGACCCCTTGATCCTTCGGCTTATCCAACTGATCCGCACCCATCGTTGCTATGGTGAATCGCGTTCCACCAACCCCTATGGAGGTCAACGTTAAGGAACTGTATAAAACCCCAAGTTGAAGCCTTGACGGCGTTTCTCCCGGTAACGGCCTTAGGGATTGTAACGTCGCCGTTAAAGTTAACAGAATTATACCCTGCAATTGCATACATAgataagagggaaaaaaataaaaaaataaaaaaatacaatactatagaagagaagaagatatatATAATTGAGGGAGAAAAGTTCCTGCTAGGGATGCTCGGACACAGTGGGAATtaaatgaccacctcacccccATGAATGATGGAAATTTCATCCCCAATGTGCCGGTGCGCATTCATTGGAGTAGCCCCTAGAGATGAATAAGTATTGGTAGGTAGGAGTACATATTTACCAGAAGAGAGACAATAGAAGAGAAGGTGATGACGGAGAAACAGCCGAATAAGGAGTCGGCGAGAACGGCACCGGCGATGGGGAAGAGACTAGTGCAACCGCTGACGACGTTAGAGATCTGGGCGGCGTCGACGCTCTTCACATTGAACTCTTCGATCAAATAGACGATCAGGTTTGATAACCACCCCGCAGATGCCAGCGTTAGACCTATCACCGCAGCTACATAACATGTATGCACAGCCACACAttaaaaatgtatatatatggTATAGTTTGATacagtagagagagagaaagggaaccTGTGATGAAGGGGAAGGTAATCCAACCCCCTCTTTTGGAATAGGTATTGCTTGTGGTTTGGGTCTCTGCGTGTGAAAGTTCTCCATGGAACTGCTGTTGCTGTGGGTTAGTAGTGTCTGCcatgttttttcttcttaggGATTTTACTTAGCCAAGGTGAGGGTGATGATCTACTGGAAGAATTGAAGTAAGCTTTTGAAGCTAAGTAGATCTGAATGTGAATAAGAAGAACTAGCTATGTTTGGCACTTGAGAAACTGAGAATTGATAGATAAACACCCTTTTTATTTATAGACTCAAATTGTGGAAAGtccacaagaaagagagaggtattGTCACTCCACTTAACTAAGTCTTCTTTGGAGACTGCCTTTGAGCATACGTAGCTACCttatccccttcttttttttttaagtctatGAGATATCAAGTAAAGTACGACCCGTTGCATGATCTGTATTGGTTATCGAGGAACAGTATGGGTATTATCGACTTTGTATTAGATAAAAGATAGATCATttaggatcaggatcgtctccagggagcagggaacgcCCAGGATGCTGCCAGCTGTTGGGTTGTGCTatacacatccctaggcgtgtGTCGAAATCGAacacagctcaaccgctggatgtcCCCTGGCACCACCCTGGGCGCACGTCTCCCTaaagacgagctaaattcgaTCATTTATGACTATTGATAAGTGTGTATTTTTTCTTCGCCCACGGtgtaggaaattttttttcaattttatatgACAAACAAGACTTAAGAATGTGCAATCATTCGCACGACATGCCCTATTTCCAAGTAAAATAAGATTTATACACGACTAAAGTACTAATGCATTTTACACGCCAAAatctaatttattttattttattttatcttttttgtatGATTCTCATGTCAATTTGTAAGCCACCAACTATGTTTGATTTATttataaacccaaccaaatcaAACCTCAATTTTTTTACAGACCC
This window encodes:
- the LOC122651893 gene encoding protein NRT1/ PTR FAMILY 2.7-like isoform X3; protein product: MADTTNPQQQQFHGELSHAETQTTSNTYSKRGGWITFPFITAAVIGLTLASAGWLSNLIVYLIEEFNVKSVDAAQISNVVSGCTSLFPIAGAVLADSLFGCFSVITFSSIVSLLGIILLTLTATLQSLRPLPGETPSRLQLGVLYSSLTLTSIGVGGTRFTIATMGADQLDKPKDQGVFFNWFFFTFYFASVISFALVYIEDNVGWGWGFGLSAAINAVGLAVFWVGKRYYRSVKPKGSPFVSLARVVVATIRKWKLVVPLMVSYSQNQQSKEDSYYYGKTEVAELPSYSAPTPSFRFLNRAAIQTEGDTRPDGSIAKPWRLCTVDQVEDLKNLLRLFPLWSTGIFLNAPIGIQISLTVLQALTMDRHLGPHFQIPAGSFYVFALLSTSISISFIDRFLPTTWHKLTGRSPTPLQRIGLGHVLNIMAMAGSALVESRRLHVPTDVSIVVGITITHRRRRRSLTLPRTGFFILSRISGATAKHGDSYDCTDHRDRILSEHGGDRFGTEDHRLVAG
- the LOC122651893 gene encoding protein NRT1/ PTR FAMILY 2.7-like isoform X2, giving the protein MADTTNPQQQQFHGELSHAETQTTSNTYSKRGGWITFPFITAAVIGLTLASAGWLSNLIVYLIEEFNVKSVDAAQISNVVSGCTSLFPIAGAVLADSLFGCFSVITFSSIVSLLGIILLTLTATLQSLRPLPGETPSRLQLGVLYSSLTLTSIGVGGTRFTIATMGADQLDKPKDQGVFFNWFFFTFYFASVISFALVYIEDNVGWGWGFGLSAAINAVGLAVFWVGKRYYRSVKPKGSPFVSLARVVVATIRKWKLVVPLMVSYSQNQQSKEDSYYYGKTEVAELPSYSAPTPSFRFLNRAAIQTEGDTRPDGSIAKPWRLCTVDQVEDLKNLLRLFPLWSTGIFLNAPIGIQISLTVLQALTMDRHLGPHFQIPAGSFYVFALLSTSISISFIDRFLPTTWHKLTGRSPTPLQRIGLGHVLNIMAMAGSALVESRRLHVVRSHHLEDQTGPTVLPMSALWLALPLLIVGAGEALHFPGQVSLYYQEFPVPLRSTATAMIALIIGIGFYLSTAVIDLVRRITGWLPDNINRGRMDCVYWMLVVIGVANFGYYLTCARLYKYQNIDNSRSESHEDQE